A DNA window from Nitrospira sp. contains the following coding sequences:
- a CDS encoding Iron-sulfur cluster carrier protein (MaGe:77307694): MADEHSHGAPSAPPKENLIPGVKHVIAVSSGKGGVGKSTVASNLACALALTGAKVGLMDADLYGPNIPMMMGSSKGPEQQDGKIVPVENYGVKLISMAYLVPEDAPLVWRGPMVHQYLQAFFRDVLWGNLDYLLLDLPPGTGDVQLSISQMVPLAGAITVTTPQEVALYDVRKGMAMFQKVNVPLLGIVENMSSFVCGHCGEQTDIFSQGGGERAAEKLGIPFLGRIPIDPAIREGGDSGHPIVVGHPDSPQAAAFRDIAQKIAGALGGTEQSGSSIDSLLKKIKQPFTNS, from the coding sequence GACGAACATTCCCACGGAGCCCCTTCAGCTCCGCCAAAGGAAAATCTCATCCCCGGCGTGAAGCATGTCATCGCCGTCAGCAGCGGCAAGGGCGGCGTCGGCAAATCGACCGTCGCCTCCAACCTGGCCTGCGCGCTGGCGCTCACCGGCGCGAAGGTCGGCCTGATGGATGCGGATCTTTATGGCCCGAACATTCCCATGATGATGGGCAGTTCGAAGGGGCCGGAGCAACAAGACGGCAAGATCGTCCCGGTTGAAAACTACGGCGTCAAATTAATTTCGATGGCGTACCTGGTGCCGGAAGACGCGCCGCTAGTCTGGCGCGGTCCGATGGTCCATCAATATCTGCAAGCGTTTTTCCGCGATGTGCTGTGGGGCAACCTGGATTATTTGCTGCTCGACTTGCCTCCAGGCACCGGCGATGTGCAATTGTCCATCTCGCAAATGGTCCCGCTCGCCGGCGCCATTACCGTGACGACGCCGCAGGAAGTGGCGCTCTACGATGTCCGGAAGGGCATGGCGATGTTCCAGAAAGTGAACGTGCCGCTGCTCGGCATTGTCGAGAACATGAGCTCGTTCGTGTGCGGCCATTGCGGCGAACAGACCGACATCTTCTCTCAGGGCGGAGGCGAGCGGGCCGCGGAGAAGTTGGGCATTCCCTTCCTCGGGCGCATTCCCATCGACCCGGCTATTCGCGAAGGAGGCGATTCCGGCCATCCAATCGTCGTCGGCCATCCGGACTCTCCCCAAGCCGCGGCATTTCGCGATATTGCCCAAAAGATCGCTGGAGCTTTGGGCGGGACGGAACAGAGCGGCTCGTCCATCGACAGCCTGCTGAAAAAAATCAAGCAGCCATTTACCAACAGCTAA